A window of Mucilaginibacter paludis DSM 18603 contains these coding sequences:
- the traK gene encoding conjugative transposon protein TraK → MFQQLKNIDTAFKHIKLFSYFLIAACVAISCFAVYKSYESSANDKAHIYILANGKALEAFAADRKDNIPVEIRDHVKMFHHYFFSLDPDDKQIQAGITQALYLADGSAKKAYDDLKEASYFNNIVSGNISQQIRVDSVQVDINQYPFYFKCFATEKLIRSTSTISRSLVTQGYLRNVNRSDNNPHGFLIEKWETLENKDLPQKK, encoded by the coding sequence ATGTTCCAACAACTCAAAAACATCGACACCGCGTTTAAGCATATTAAACTGTTCAGCTATTTCCTGATTGCGGCTTGCGTGGCTATTTCCTGCTTTGCGGTTTATAAAAGCTACGAAAGTTCGGCCAACGATAAGGCGCATATTTATATCCTGGCCAATGGCAAAGCGCTGGAAGCATTCGCCGCAGACCGCAAAGATAATATCCCGGTAGAGATCAGGGATCATGTTAAAATGTTTCACCATTACTTTTTTAGTCTTGACCCGGATGATAAACAGATACAGGCGGGTATCACACAGGCGCTTTACCTCGCGGACGGCAGCGCCAAAAAAGCTTACGATGATCTGAAAGAGGCCAGTTATTTCAACAACATCGTGAGCGGCAATATCAGCCAGCAGATCAGGGTGGACAGCGTTCAGGTGGACATTAACCAATATCCCTTTTACTTCAAATGCTTCGCTACCGAAAAGCTGATACGCTCCACATCGACGATCAGCCGCAGCCTGGTCACGCAGGGCTATTTACGGAACGTCAACCGCTCGGACAATAACCCGCATGGCTTCCTGATCGAGAAATGGGAAACATTGGAAAACAAGGATTTACCTCAAAAGAAATGA
- a CDS encoding DUF262 domain-containing protein, with protein sequence MEIKAEVKSIEKLKDYFFVVPDYQREYVWAGDIHVARFLQDISDEFSPTARKQSNYFIGSTIIVKREDGAYDVVDGQQRLTTIVIALCAIRDILKNLDDLTDELDTVKSELYKVVKELLYKYDISTKKHTPRLSLQYEESKDYLNKLISEKSFTDTKTPSIRKMIEAYDTVSEYLIELKGDDPETLLNFISYFLANVEMVIIRPDDLGSALKIFETINERGVGLNAMDLLKNLLFSHAKEDDFEVIKNTWREMLKGLDESKEGDKPLRFLRYFLIARYHNGVIREDEIYKWMISSTGKEKIKYQSDPISFVKELKAAAYTYANFVKATNSWDADSTFPNITGIGYLSKKTSRQHLVLLMALPDNISTEITKLLAKNIESLVFYYAINRTLTKSYEALFANWANKLRLVKSLDDLKAFLNDDFNKELTEQQAKFDGQFSNKSQGDLNPQYRIKYILGKVEEYIRQKVNFPSANFSFYQSQQLEHILPQTGTNIPEQDYPQSYDYSNAVYRLGNLTLLEAPINQSLNYSNDISSDEWFVVKRTAYLNSNILLTRTFSQIQIGEQTKFNGFATERLKSFDRWNTLAINERQDILKRLIQDIWKLYL encoded by the coding sequence ATGGAAATTAAAGCTGAAGTAAAATCAATTGAAAAGCTAAAGGATTATTTTTTCGTTGTCCCCGATTATCAAAGGGAATATGTATGGGCAGGCGATATTCATGTAGCGCGTTTTTTACAGGATATATCAGATGAATTTTCACCCACCGCCCGTAAACAAAGTAATTATTTTATTGGATCAACCATCATTGTAAAAAGGGAAGACGGGGCCTATGATGTAGTTGACGGGCAACAGCGTCTGACCACTATTGTGATTGCATTGTGTGCTATAAGGGATATTCTTAAAAATTTGGACGACCTGACAGATGAACTGGACACTGTAAAAAGTGAATTATACAAGGTGGTTAAAGAACTTTTGTATAAATACGACATCTCCACCAAAAAACATACACCCCGCTTATCTCTACAATATGAAGAAAGCAAGGATTATTTAAATAAATTAATCTCTGAAAAGTCATTCACGGATACCAAAACACCCTCTATTAGAAAGATGATTGAGGCATACGATACGGTTAGTGAGTATCTTATTGAATTAAAAGGCGATGATCCCGAAACCCTTTTAAATTTCATAAGCTATTTTCTGGCAAACGTGGAAATGGTAATCATTAGGCCGGATGATTTAGGTAGCGCACTGAAAATATTTGAAACAATAAATGAGCGTGGCGTAGGACTAAACGCGATGGACTTATTGAAAAACCTACTTTTCAGTCATGCAAAAGAGGATGATTTTGAAGTTATCAAAAATACCTGGCGTGAAATGCTTAAAGGCTTGGATGAAAGTAAAGAAGGTGATAAACCACTAAGGTTTTTAAGGTATTTTCTAATTGCTCGTTACCATAACGGTGTAATTAGAGAAGATGAAATTTATAAATGGATGATTTCATCTACAGGTAAGGAAAAAATCAAATATCAAAGCGATCCAATATCTTTTGTTAAGGAGCTGAAAGCTGCGGCTTACACTTATGCAAATTTTGTAAAGGCAACTAATTCATGGGATGCCGATAGTACATTTCCTAACATCACCGGGATCGGTTATTTAAGCAAAAAAACCTCAAGGCAGCACCTCGTCCTCTTAATGGCGCTGCCAGACAATATTTCCACCGAGATTACCAAACTATTAGCTAAGAATATTGAAAGCTTAGTGTTTTATTATGCGATTAACAGGACATTAACAAAATCCTATGAAGCCTTATTTGCAAATTGGGCTAATAAACTACGTTTGGTCAAATCATTGGATGATTTAAAAGCATTTTTAAATGATGATTTTAATAAGGAACTAACTGAACAACAGGCAAAGTTTGATGGTCAATTTTCTAATAAAAGTCAGGGTGATCTAAATCCGCAATATCGGATAAAGTACATTTTAGGCAAGGTAGAGGAGTATATCAGACAAAAAGTAAATTTCCCATCGGCGAATTTTTCGTTTTATCAAAGTCAGCAACTGGAGCATATACTTCCACAAACCGGAACTAATATACCAGAACAGGATTATCCGCAATCCTATGATTATAGCAATGCAGTTTACCGGCTTGGAAATTTAACATTATTGGAAGCGCCCATCAATCAAAGCCTTAATTACTCAAACGATATTTCATCTGATGAATGGTTTGTAGTGAAGCGAACAGCTTATCTAAATTCCAATATTCTGCTCACACGTACCTTTTCGCAGATTCAAATCGGTGAGCAGACTAAATTTAACGGATTTGCAACGGAAAGATTAAAATCATTCGACAGATGGAATACCCTGGCAATAAATGAGCGACAAGATATTTTAAAACGACTTATTCAGGATATCTGGAAGTTATATTTGTAA
- a CDS encoding DUF932 domain-containing protein: MAHNINYNEQTQKHSFFSVKEKAWHGLGQIISDYPTSAEAIKHAGLNYTVEKRPLFTYDTENFTGDPATDIIIPEIEVPNYFATIRTDTEQVLGVVGNDYEVVQNVNVFEFFDNIVGGKDGILYETAGALGNAGERIFITAKLPDYIKVGRNDLIEQYIFLTTSHDGFGSITAAFTPIRVVCQNTLNAAMRNHSNSIKIRHTASANDRLKQAHTLLGITNQLAGELEQVFNKWSRVRITDNEVKKLVQVAMAPNKEVLQSLQNGRQDELSTTYNNMVSSVMDFALTHPTQQEATTKGTLYGAYNAVTGYFQNVRNYRDDESKFRSIMYGTGLQRSQTAFDLCNQFAKHGIKALN, from the coding sequence ATGGCACACAACATTAATTATAACGAGCAGACACAAAAGCACAGCTTTTTTAGCGTCAAAGAGAAAGCATGGCACGGTTTAGGGCAAATTATCAGCGATTACCCGACCAGCGCAGAAGCCATTAAACATGCGGGATTAAACTATACCGTTGAAAAACGCCCCCTGTTTACCTATGATACAGAGAACTTTACAGGCGACCCCGCTACGGACATTATTATTCCTGAAATCGAAGTGCCTAATTATTTTGCCACCATCCGCACCGATACCGAGCAGGTTTTAGGCGTGGTGGGTAATGATTACGAGGTGGTGCAGAATGTGAACGTCTTTGAATTTTTTGACAATATCGTAGGTGGTAAAGATGGTATTTTATATGAAACTGCCGGGGCTTTGGGCAACGCGGGAGAGCGTATTTTTATTACAGCAAAGTTGCCTGATTATATAAAGGTCGGCAGGAACGACCTGATCGAGCAGTATATCTTTTTAACCACTTCGCATGATGGTTTCGGCAGTATCACCGCAGCGTTTACACCCATACGTGTAGTTTGCCAGAATACGCTTAACGCTGCTATGCGCAATCATAGCAATTCAATTAAGATACGCCACACCGCCAGCGCAAACGACCGATTAAAACAGGCGCATACGCTGTTAGGCATTACCAACCAATTGGCGGGCGAGTTGGAGCAGGTGTTTAATAAATGGTCAAGGGTGCGAATTACCGATAACGAGGTAAAAAAGCTGGTACAGGTAGCAATGGCACCCAATAAGGAAGTATTGCAAAGCCTGCAAAACGGCAGGCAGGACGAATTATCTACTACGTACAATAACATGGTGAGCAGTGTAATGGATTTTGCATTGACCCACCCGACACAGCAAGAAGCCACCACAAAAGGCACTTTGTACGGGGCGTACAATGCCGTTACCGGCTACTTTCAAAACGTGCGCAATTACAGGGACGATGAAAGTAAATTTAGGTCCATTATGTACGGCACAGGGCTACAGCGTAGCCAAACCGCATTCGACCTCTGCAATCAGTTTGCCAAACACGGTATCAAAGCATTGAATTAA
- a CDS encoding SIR2 family protein — protein MIENLTTLSYSLYHNKGVYALFLGSGISRNAGIPTGWEIVVDQISQLAALNKESISGTAEDWYREKYKKEPDYSEILEAITHTQEERVNALRPYFEPNNEEFEEKLKQPTIAHRQIAQLVKKGIIKVIVTTNFDRLIENALKDEGIEPVVISNPNHIDNVQPLIHNPITVIKINGDYLDTKFLNIKSELSSYDAQMENLVRYVFENFGLITSGWSAAWDVAIVDLLKSSNKFRYGNYFTFKGKATKELESLSAFRKGVLLQITDADKFFQELNENIEALESLQLQHPLTADLALAKLKKFVAKDEFRISLHDLILTEANDSSMYLNQLQYPQPTLDALKIELEVGITKMNTLSILLVNGIYWGKSQHRFIWTKAFSKFLYPPDNARSYSMWSNFQKFPLLYLTYVIGLSALVAGDFSLLHDILFMKKWSKYSEKDEPLLEDIYAEKVIEKDWFNQMNKTNHHTPFSEFLFNKLKPIFEPLIPNESDYINYFDYFEYTFSLAFISQSGDNWTPLGRFAWRMKSMYKRETIVHRKIKEAEEKKDEFELSNNTLFKNYGEYLLINTKLMNYLDGIHFR, from the coding sequence ATGATTGAGAATCTAACCACCTTATCATATTCACTTTATCATAATAAGGGTGTGTATGCCCTTTTTTTAGGATCAGGAATATCAAGAAACGCTGGCATCCCAACTGGCTGGGAGATAGTTGTTGATCAAATCAGTCAACTGGCAGCATTAAATAAAGAATCAATTAGCGGAACCGCCGAGGATTGGTATAGGGAAAAATACAAAAAAGAGCCGGATTACTCTGAAATTTTAGAAGCCATTACCCATACACAGGAGGAAAGAGTTAACGCGTTGCGGCCTTATTTCGAGCCCAATAATGAGGAATTTGAAGAAAAGCTTAAACAGCCAACAATAGCACATCGCCAAATTGCTCAATTGGTAAAAAAGGGCATAATCAAGGTGATCGTTACTACTAATTTTGATCGACTAATTGAAAATGCGCTAAAAGATGAAGGTATTGAACCCGTTGTCATTTCTAATCCGAATCATATCGATAATGTCCAACCTCTAATTCATAATCCTATAACCGTCATAAAAATTAATGGTGACTACCTTGACACAAAGTTTTTAAATATTAAGAGTGAGCTATCTTCTTATGATGCTCAAATGGAAAACTTAGTTCGCTATGTGTTTGAAAATTTCGGGTTAATCACAAGTGGCTGGTCAGCGGCCTGGGATGTGGCAATAGTAGACTTATTAAAGTCGTCGAATAAATTTCGCTATGGTAATTACTTCACTTTTAAGGGTAAGGCTACCAAAGAACTCGAATCATTATCTGCTTTCAGAAAAGGTGTTTTGTTACAAATAACTGATGCCGATAAGTTTTTTCAAGAATTAAATGAGAATATTGAGGCTCTCGAATCATTACAGCTGCAACATCCGCTTACAGCAGATTTAGCTTTAGCGAAATTAAAAAAGTTCGTAGCAAAAGATGAATTTCGTATTTCATTGCATGACCTTATTTTAACAGAAGCCAACGATTCTTCGATGTATCTAAATCAACTACAATATCCTCAGCCAACATTAGATGCGCTTAAAATCGAACTGGAGGTAGGTATTACTAAAATGAATACGTTAAGCATTTTATTGGTAAATGGGATATATTGGGGCAAGAGTCAGCATAGATTTATTTGGACGAAAGCCTTTAGCAAATTTCTATACCCGCCAGACAACGCGAGAAGTTATTCAATGTGGTCGAATTTTCAAAAATTCCCATTGCTGTATTTGACCTATGTAATTGGACTCTCGGCATTGGTAGCGGGAGATTTTAGCTTGCTGCATGATATACTTTTCATGAAAAAATGGTCTAAATACTCCGAAAAAGATGAACCCTTGCTTGAGGATATTTATGCCGAAAAAGTAATTGAAAAGGATTGGTTTAACCAAATGAATAAAACAAATCATCATACACCATTTAGTGAATTTTTATTCAATAAACTTAAGCCAATATTCGAGCCACTCATCCCCAATGAAAGCGACTATATCAATTATTTTGACTATTTTGAATATACTTTCTCACTCGCTTTTATATCCCAGTCGGGTGATAATTGGACACCGTTGGGGCGATTTGCCTGGAGAATGAAAAGCATGTACAAAAGGGAAACTATTGTACACAGAAAGATCAAAGAGGCGGAAGAGAAAAAAGATGAGTTTGAATTATCTAATAATACGCTATTTAAAAACTACGGGGAGTATTTGTTGATCAATACTAAGCTGATGAATTATTTAGATGGAATCCATTTCAGATAA
- a CDS encoding conjugative transposon protein TraM, whose translation MKEQTIEQQQQQEKLKKFLLVLPLLILPFMTMAFWALGGGKGGANEQAAHYKGINTDLPEAKFNKDQPQDKLSLYDQAARDSVTATSHSANPVFTLKQDSSRSVLQGQSTADANEVKLSQKLAQLKQEINKAPEPMVTANQVTAPKQQPVTNTADVDRLENLMKNMNTKNGDDPEMKQLEGMIDKIIQIQHPEMVAAQLQQQGKQAKPATDSLFKAIPAMIDGNQNVAQGSAVKLRLQDTVTLKGITLPKGFNLYGNCAITNQRLLLQIKSIRLGTSIIPVDLTVYYTDGMPGLPAPEAELADAGGNGAANAVQSMEFLPYDQSLTTQVASAGISAAKTLFSKKVKRIRVKLKDGEGVLLRNNQPGH comes from the coding sequence ATGAAAGAACAAACGATCGAACAGCAACAGCAGCAGGAAAAGCTGAAAAAGTTTCTATTGGTGCTGCCCCTTCTTATCCTGCCTTTTATGACAATGGCCTTTTGGGCATTGGGTGGCGGCAAGGGCGGCGCGAATGAACAGGCTGCCCATTACAAGGGCATTAATACCGATCTGCCGGAAGCGAAATTCAATAAAGACCAGCCGCAGGATAAATTGAGCCTGTACGACCAGGCGGCAAGGGACTCGGTTACCGCAACCAGTCATTCTGCCAACCCGGTATTTACGTTAAAGCAAGACAGCAGCCGATCTGTTCTGCAGGGTCAAAGCACAGCCGATGCCAACGAGGTGAAATTGAGCCAGAAGCTGGCCCAACTGAAACAGGAGATCAACAAAGCGCCGGAACCTATGGTTACAGCCAATCAGGTAACGGCACCAAAACAGCAGCCGGTAACCAATACCGCAGATGTTGACCGCCTGGAAAACCTCATGAAAAACATGAATACCAAGAACGGCGACGATCCCGAAATGAAGCAATTGGAAGGCATGATCGACAAAATTATTCAAATTCAACATCCTGAAATGGTCGCGGCACAGCTACAGCAGCAGGGAAAACAGGCAAAACCGGCAACCGATAGCCTGTTTAAAGCGATACCCGCCATGATCGACGGTAACCAGAATGTGGCCCAAGGCAGCGCGGTCAAGCTGCGCTTGCAGGACACGGTTACCCTCAAAGGCATTACTCTGCCCAAAGGCTTTAACCTCTACGGCAATTGCGCCATTACCAACCAGCGGTTGTTATTGCAGATCAAAAGCATCCGGCTCGGCACATCCATTATCCCGGTTGATTTGACCGTCTACTATACGGATGGGATGCCGGGACTGCCTGCGCCGGAAGCCGAATTGGCCGATGCGGGCGGCAATGGGGCGGCAAACGCCGTGCAGAGCATGGAGTTTCTGCCTTATGATCAGTCCTTAACCACCCAGGTGGCCAGTGCGGGTATCAGCGCCGCCAAAACCCTGTTCAGCAAAAAGGTAAAAAGAATCAGGGTGAAACTGAAGGACGGAGAGGGAGTGTTACTGCGCAATAACCAGCCGGGGCACTAA
- the traJ gene encoding conjugative transposon protein TraJ: MKFSKVIKSAPFRGLGGLLFLLLFPLLSKADGLADDLQGMQPVLDNVYSQMLPLCSQLIGAARGIAGFAALWYIGSRVWRQIATAEPLDFYPLLRPFALGMAILAFPAVIGLMNGVLQPVVSATGSMVQNSNAAITQLLKQKEDAVKNSSAYQMYVGDTGSGDQSKWYKYTHPDDPNGDNQGLIDGIGNDIKFWMDKQSYNFRNSIKQWMSEVLEVVYAAASLCINTIRAFFLIVLAILGPLVFGLSVFDGFQHSLHQWLARYINIFLWLPIANIFGSIIGKVQENMLKLDISQIQSQGDTFFSSTDTAYLIFLLIGIVGYFSVPTVANFIVHAHGGNGMLQRVNNIATGTTSTVISTSAAVGSATGERMAQGAKNIANAPGDFMKGWNSAGAGGSNHQKDRLSGKSS; encoded by the coding sequence ATGAAATTCAGTAAAGTAATCAAAAGCGCCCCCTTTAGAGGCTTGGGGGGCCTATTGTTTCTCCTGCTATTCCCACTTTTGAGCAAAGCGGATGGCCTGGCCGATGACTTGCAGGGAATGCAGCCTGTACTCGACAACGTGTACAGCCAGATGCTTCCGCTTTGCAGCCAGCTCATCGGCGCGGCCCGCGGTATCGCCGGGTTTGCGGCGCTTTGGTATATCGGCTCACGGGTATGGCGGCAGATCGCCACCGCCGAACCGCTCGACTTTTATCCTTTGCTCCGGCCATTCGCTTTGGGCATGGCGATACTGGCGTTCCCGGCGGTCATTGGCCTGATGAACGGTGTATTACAGCCGGTGGTCAGCGCAACGGGCAGCATGGTACAGAACAGCAATGCGGCCATTACCCAACTGCTCAAGCAAAAGGAAGATGCCGTTAAAAATTCATCAGCCTACCAAATGTACGTGGGTGATACCGGCAGCGGCGACCAGAGCAAGTGGTATAAGTACACCCACCCGGACGACCCGAACGGCGATAACCAGGGCTTAATCGATGGTATCGGCAACGATATTAAATTCTGGATGGACAAACAGAGCTACAATTTCCGCAACAGCATCAAGCAGTGGATGTCGGAGGTTTTAGAGGTGGTTTATGCCGCGGCTTCGTTGTGTATCAATACCATTCGCGCGTTTTTCCTGATCGTACTGGCCATATTGGGGCCGCTCGTATTCGGCCTGTCCGTCTTTGATGGTTTCCAGCATAGTTTACACCAATGGCTCGCCCGGTATATCAATATCTTTCTCTGGCTGCCCATCGCCAATATCTTCGGCAGCATTATCGGCAAGGTTCAGGAGAACATGCTGAAACTGGATATTTCGCAGATCCAAAGCCAGGGGGACACTTTCTTTAGTTCCACCGATACAGCTTACCTCATCTTTCTTTTGATCGGTATTGTCGGCTATTTCTCAGTGCCGACAGTGGCTAATTTCATCGTCCACGCGCATGGCGGCAACGGTATGTTGCAAAGAGTGAACAATATAGCGACGGGGACAACCAGCACGGTGATCAGCACAAGTGCAGCAGTTGGCTCAGCCACAGGTGAGCGAATGGCACAAGGCGCAAAAAACATCGCTAATGCGCCTGGCGACTTTATGAAAGGCTGGAATAGCGCAGGAGCCGGCGGCAGCAACCACCAGAAAGACCGGCTATCTGGTAAAAGCAGTTAA
- a CDS encoding GIY-YIG nuclease family protein, whose protein sequence is MSENEMIVCLFDELVNAESYNFPPKGRMDITYALGVYIIFNQARTVIHVGRSLSGKKGICQRLNDHLAGNSSFVREFLNSDKNNLRNGYTFKFIVVADNRTRALLEYFTIGKLCPLHLGLGVSRKLSV, encoded by the coding sequence ATGTCGGAAAATGAGATGATTGTTTGTCTATTCGATGAGTTGGTAAATGCAGAAAGTTATAATTTCCCGCCTAAAGGAAGAATGGACATTACTTATGCATTAGGAGTTTATATTATTTTTAACCAAGCAAGGACTGTAATCCATGTTGGCCGCTCCCTATCAGGAAAAAAAGGTATATGCCAGCGGTTAAATGATCATTTGGCTGGAAATTCATCTTTTGTTCGTGAGTTTCTAAATAGTGATAAAAACAACCTAAGAAATGGTTATACATTTAAGTTCATAGTGGTTGCCGATAACAGGACAAGGGCATTGTTAGAGTATTTCACTATTGGTAAATTATGTCCCTTGCATTTGGGTTTAGGTGTAAGCCGTAAACTATCTGTTTAA
- a CDS encoding conjugal transfer protein TraI — MNAIKKYMVILPLSAITLFVALPKEANAQIAIAEVIKAAITKVIKAIDLQIQRLQNQTIWLQNAQKTLENTLSKTKLGEISDWTQQQKDLFSKYYQELQEIKSVIAMYERIKEMTEKQAAVVNSYHHAWALLQQDKHFSPDELNYMAKVYKGILEESVKNVDELLLVVSSFKTQMTDEKRLELINASANRIDTNYSDLRQFNAQNALLSLQRAKDENEVITLKKYYGIQ, encoded by the coding sequence ATGAATGCAATAAAAAAATATATGGTGATCCTGCCATTATCGGCCATAACGCTGTTTGTGGCCTTACCCAAAGAGGCCAATGCGCAGATCGCAATCGCCGAGGTCATTAAAGCGGCCATCACCAAAGTGATCAAAGCGATAGACCTGCAAATACAGCGCTTGCAGAATCAAACGATCTGGTTGCAGAATGCGCAAAAAACGCTCGAAAATACTTTATCCAAAACCAAATTGGGTGAGATCAGCGACTGGACACAGCAGCAAAAAGACCTGTTCAGCAAATATTACCAGGAATTGCAGGAGATCAAATCGGTCATTGCCATGTACGAGCGGATCAAAGAAATGACCGAAAAGCAGGCCGCGGTGGTCAATTCCTATCATCATGCCTGGGCATTGTTACAGCAGGATAAACACTTCAGTCCCGATGAACTCAATTATATGGCCAAGGTGTACAAGGGGATCTTAGAGGAAAGTGTAAAGAATGTGGATGAACTGTTGTTAGTGGTCAGCTCATTTAAAACGCAAATGACCGATGAAAAACGGCTCGAATTGATTAACGCTTCGGCAAATCGCATTGACACCAATTACAGCGACCTGAGGCAATTCAACGCGCAAAACGCCCTGCTCAGTTTGCAAAGGGCCAAAGATGAGAACGAGGTCATCACATTAAAAAAGTATTATGGTATTCAGTAA